From the Anabas testudineus chromosome 23, fAnaTes1.2, whole genome shotgun sequence genome, one window contains:
- the nfyba gene encoding nuclear transcription factor Y, beta a, producing the protein MDRDNSTTDASQLGISGEFMSSGHYVLQSQDDDADESLNDHEDGGIKENYREQDIYLPIANVARIMKNAVPQTGKIAKDAKECVQECVSEFISFITSEASERCHQEKRKTINGEDILFAMSTLGFDMYVEPLKLYLQKFREAMKGEKGMAGVSVGENLEGDLTDDSFTNAVPAGLITADGQQQNVMVYTTSYQQIPTVQQIQFS; encoded by the exons ATGGACAGGGACAACTCAACCACGGACGCCTCCCAGCTGGGCATCAGCGGAGAGTTCATGTCATCCGGTCACTACGTTCTCCAGTCTCAAGATG aTGATGCTGATGAAAGTTTGAATGACCATGAAGATGGTGGGATCAAAGAGAACTACAGGGAGCAGGATATCTATCTTCCTATTGCCAACGTGGCTCGCATCATGAAGAACGCTGTTCCGCAGACTGGAAAG ATTGCCAAAGATGCCAAAGAGTGTGTGCAGGAGTGTGTGAGCGAGTTCATCAGCTTCATCACGTCAGAGGCGAGCGAGCGCTGCCAccaggagaagaggaagacCATCAATGGGGAGGACATCCTGTTTGCCATGTCCACACTGGGCTTTGACATGTACGTGGAGCCGCTGAAGCTGTACCTGCAGAAATTCAGAGAG gcaATGAAAGGGGAGAAGGGCATGGCCGGGGTGTCGGTTGGAGAAAACCTGGAGGGAGATCTCACAGATGACAGCTTCA CAAATGCGGTTCCAGCTGGGCTCATCACTGCAGACGGCCAGCAGCAGAATGTCATGGTGTACACCACCTCGTATCAGCAG ATTCCCACCGTGCAACAGATCCAGTTTTCATGA